The bacterium genome includes a window with the following:
- a CDS encoding DUF503 domain-containing protein: MLVGTLQVELHISGAQSLKEKRFILKSIITRLRNNFNISVSEVDYQDKWQRACIGIASVSNSRRFIDSVFTRVMNAIIKDNRVELIDNIIEIL; encoded by the coding sequence ATGTTAGTAGGGACTTTGCAGGTAGAGCTGCATATTTCCGGTGCACAGTCTCTTAAAGAAAAGAGATTTATTTTGAAAAGCATAATTACCCGTTTAAGAAATAATTTTAATATTTCAGTATCGGAAGTGGATTATCAGGATAAGTGGCAGAGGGCATGTATCGGTATTGCATCAGTATCAAATAGCCGGAGATTTATTGATTCTGTTTTTACCAGGGTCATGAATGCTATTATTAAAGATAATCGTGTTGAACTGATAGATAATATTATTGAGATTCTATAG
- the rbfA gene encoding 30S ribosome-binding factor RbfA — protein sequence MAGQRQKRVSGMIQLEISEILRTKMKDPRLGFVTVTQVALSADLRNARVYVSILGSDEERAASMHILEGATSFIQSELGTRIRLRYLPMIKFFLDTSLDYMEHINEIFNEIHSSDKDTIG from the coding sequence ATGGCAGGCCAGAGACAAAAACGAGTATCAGGTATGATCCAGCTTGAAATAAGCGAGATACTCAGGACTAAAATGAAAGATCCGAGACTGGGATTTGTCACAGTTACTCAAGTTGCTTTGTCTGCAGATTTGCGTAATGCAAGAGTATATGTTAGTATACTCGGCAGCGATGAGGAGAGGGCGGCTTCAATGCATATTCTGGAAGGAGCTACTTCATTTATACAAAGTGAACTCGGCACCCGTATTCGTTTACGTTATCTGCCTATGATTAAGTTTTTTCTTGATACGAGTTTGGATTACATGGAACATATTAATGAAATTTTTAATGAGATACATTCTTCGGATAAAGATACTATAGGCTGA
- a CDS encoding bifunctional oligoribonuclease/PAP phosphatase NrnA encodes MTENRMQYKEDNEISKGFSRVSQVLKEKDDFLITAHINSDGDSISSILLFASIVKHLGKRFLMCIDDTVPGKFDFLPDVDSIVSFEKIDYDFTPEVCVVLDASNLERIGRVNSLIPDNSTIISIDHHPSNVNFGKINVVDPKASSTSEIVYQLISALGIDVTKAMATYVYNGIVCDTGSFSFPNTTDKSLYICAEMVRCGADPGFIARMLYQRSSPDTLRALSSALSTLEFHFDGKVSCMYLVNGFVSEGSNVDTEGFVDYLLAIDGTEVEFFMIEEKPDYFRISLRSKEYVDVNAVAGEFGGGGHQRAAGCRVAGKADEVKEKLIKILESFV; translated from the coding sequence ATGACAGAAAACAGGATGCAATATAAAGAGGATAATGAAATCAGTAAAGGCTTTTCAAGGGTTTCGCAGGTTTTAAAAGAGAAAGATGATTTTTTAATAACAGCACACATTAATTCCGACGGAGATTCGATTTCGTCAATTCTTCTGTTTGCGTCAATTGTTAAGCATCTTGGTAAACGGTTTTTAATGTGTATTGATGATACTGTTCCCGGGAAATTTGATTTTCTGCCTGATGTGGATAGTATCGTTTCTTTTGAGAAAATAGATTACGATTTTACTCCGGAAGTTTGTGTTGTTCTTGATGCTTCAAATCTTGAGAGAATAGGCAGAGTCAACAGCTTAATTCCTGACAACAGTACTATAATAAGCATTGATCACCATCCGAGCAATGTTAATTTTGGTAAAATTAATGTTGTGGACCCAAAAGCAAGCAGTACGTCTGAAATTGTTTATCAGTTGATTTCTGCTTTGGGTATAGATGTTACAAAAGCAATGGCAACTTATGTTTATAACGGGATTGTCTGTGATACTGGAAGTTTCAGCTTCCCAAATACTACAGATAAATCTCTTTATATATGTGCAGAGATGGTCCGCTGCGGAGCGGATCCGGGGTTTATTGCAAGAATGCTTTATCAGCGTTCTTCTCCTGATACTCTTCGTGCACTATCTTCTGCTCTGTCCACTCTTGAGTTCCATTTCGATGGCAAGGTTAGCTGCATGTATCTTGTAAACGGATTTGTATCTGAGGGCAGTAATGTTGATACTGAAGGTTTTGTTGATTATCTTCTTGCTATTGACGGGACAGAAGTAGAATTTTTTATGATTGAAGAAAAACCCGATTATTTTCGGATAAGTTTGCGCTCAAAAGAGTATGTAGATGTGAATGCAGTTGCAGGAGAATTTGGGGGTGGGGGCCATCAGCGTGCAGCAGGGTGCAGAGTTGCCGGAAAAGCTGATGAGGTAAAGGAAAAATTAATAAAAATACTTGAATCATTTGTTTAA
- the rpsO gene encoding 30S ribosomal protein S15, whose product MGLTKEKKSELIKKFGDNERDTGKADVQVALLTERINQLTEHFKVHKKDNHSRRGLLKMVGRRRRLLDYIKTKDIERYRAVIKELGLRR is encoded by the coding sequence ATGGGCTTGACTAAAGAGAAAAAGAGCGAGCTTATCAAAAAATTCGGTGATAATGAGCGCGATACAGGTAAAGCGGATGTTCAGGTTGCTCTTTTAACAGAAAGAATCAATCAACTGACTGAACATTTCAAAGTGCATAAGAAAGACAACCATTCACGCCGCGGGTTGTTAAAAATGGTGGGCAGGCGGCGCAGGCTTCTTGATTATATCAAAACAAAAGATATTGAGAGATACAGAGCCGTAATTAAAGAATTAGGACTCCGACGCTAA
- a CDS encoding bifunctional riboflavin kinase/FAD synthetase, translated as MKIYKTFNDVPYKKKSCVTVGSFDGIHLGHKKIIDKIVSLAKSTDSRSVLITFDPIPKRVVRSTEVPELLTTLDEKLCLIEERGVDAVCIIPFDREVAKTGAEEFIKRVVVEKTGVLNFVVGYNHTFGRGAEGTQKLLQRMSSDYDFSIHVVDPVKVNGEFVSSTRIRELVRKGQIKSADTMLGHEFLMHGQVEQGKKLGRELGFPTANLKIKKEGKLIPENGVYAVRVRALDEEFGGMAYIGNRPTLNGNEQKIEVHLHGFKGDLYDSELDIFFLERIRGEKKFSTVDELRENIEQDKKKSLAILLKTSRRY; from the coding sequence ATGAAAATTTATAAAACTTTTAATGATGTCCCCTATAAAAAGAAAAGTTGTGTTACAGTAGGTTCTTTTGACGGGATTCATCTCGGGCATAAAAAGATCATTGACAAAATCGTAAGTCTTGCAAAAAGTACAGATTCAAGAAGTGTGCTGATTACTTTTGATCCGATTCCGAAAAGAGTTGTCAGAAGCACTGAAGTACCTGAATTACTGACGACTCTTGATGAGAAGCTGTGTCTTATTGAAGAAAGAGGAGTTGATGCTGTTTGTATAATTCCTTTTGACAGAGAAGTGGCAAAAACCGGAGCGGAAGAATTTATCAAAAGAGTTGTTGTTGAAAAAACAGGTGTTCTGAATTTCGTTGTTGGTTATAACCATACATTTGGAAGAGGAGCTGAGGGGACACAGAAACTTCTTCAGCGTATGAGCTCTGATTATGATTTTTCCATTCATGTGGTTGATCCTGTAAAAGTTAATGGAGAATTTGTAAGCAGTACGCGTATAAGAGAACTTGTCAGAAAGGGGCAAATAAAAAGTGCTGACACTATGTTAGGGCACGAATTTCTGATGCATGGACAAGTTGAGCAGGGTAAGAAATTAGGCCGTGAGCTTGGATTTCCTACTGCAAATTTAAAAATTAAAAAAGAGGGGAAGCTTATTCCTGAAAATGGAGTTTATGCAGTAAGGGTTAGAGCACTGGATGAGGAGTTCGGAGGTATGGCATATATCGGAAATCGGCCTACACTTAACGGTAATGAGCAGAAAATAGAAGTACATTTGCACGGCTTTAAGGGTGATTTATATGATTCGGAACTGGATATTTTTTTCCTGGAACGAATTCGCGGGGAGAAAAAATTCTCAACTGTTGACGAGTTGAGAGAAAATATAGAACAAGATAAAAAGAAATCATTAGCAATTTTATTGAAGACCAGTAGGAGGTATTAA
- a CDS encoding tetratricopeptide repeat protein produces MLKPRKRIAKKEIKEDPIVTLYVNFQKYLRKHSKYINIVIGSVAVILLIVLFSVKSKKRAEMAAEGQLGVAEQYYYQGAYDRVIQQMPAIVDKYAGTRAAGESAFFIANSYYDNKDYDNGLKYYQICIKTISSDPVYTPASYAGMGDCLEMQKKYKEAAEMYEKAANKFEKLFSAPFYLKSAARCYEEAGNSAKAKEILQALLDNYPSFEYKSEVAFLLNTLNHN; encoded by the coding sequence AAGAAGATCCGATAGTAACTCTTTATGTTAATTTTCAGAAATATTTGAGAAAGCATTCTAAATATATAAATATTGTGATAGGTTCTGTTGCTGTTATTCTGCTTATTGTATTGTTTTCAGTTAAAAGCAAAAAAAGGGCGGAAATGGCTGCTGAAGGACAGTTGGGTGTTGCAGAGCAATACTACTATCAGGGAGCTTATGACCGTGTAATTCAGCAAATGCCTGCCATTGTTGATAAATACGCAGGTACACGTGCAGCAGGAGAGTCGGCTTTTTTTATTGCAAACTCTTATTATGATAATAAGGATTATGATAATGGTTTAAAGTACTATCAAATTTGTATAAAAACGATTTCGTCTGATCCTGTTTATACTCCGGCAAGTTATGCGGGGATGGGTGATTGTCTTGAGATGCAGAAGAAATATAAAGAAGCTGCTGAAATGTATGAAAAAGCTGCCAACAAATTTGAAAAATTATTTTCAGCACCTTTTTATTTAAAGAGTGCTGCACGCTGTTATGAAGAGGCAGGTAATTCTGCTAAAGCAAAAGAAATTTTACAGGCGTTGCTTGACAACTACCCGTCATTTGAATATAAATCGGAAGTTGCGTTCTTACTTAATACTCTAAATCATAACTGA
- the infB gene encoding translation initiation factor IF-2: protein MTSKKRVYSVAKEFNMSNETLIEFLHKQGVKVRNHMAPVSDEMYALINENFQRAEDLESKEPDFRKKIQEKKIEEEKRRETIREEINEILERSKGSELEPVSTTGKKRARKRSEEAAKKALKVTEPPREKPKAEPVAQKEEKKAETTSAGQKHGAAQVIDVDKIPPVEKPKRSLKKAARKHHEEKNEEERTRSKEKHKKQADVEEEIPQKRHHHKKQEETFIAEGGEGSKSSNKKRRKRKKRKKGPQVKIDEKEIDASIKETLAKMSDTTKKRKHKKDKIKDEIEETEENVIKITEFASVSELANLLDVEANEVIKACMSLGLMVTINQRLDREIIMMVAHEFEYDVVFLTEFGEDTEDQVIFEEEEDESKLHPRAPVVTIMGHVDHGKTSLLDFIRESNIISHESGGITQHIGAYEVITNDNAITFLDTPGHEAFTAMRARGAQVTDMVVLVVAADDGIMPQTIEAINHSRAANVPIVVAINKIDKSGANIDRIKQQLSEHNVLVEDWGGKVQCAEVSAKTGEGIDRLLEIILLESEILELKANHEAKARAVILEARKDKGKGIIGNILIQRGTLNIGDIFIAGPFHGRVRAMIDDRGNKVKHAGPSTPVQVMGFSGMPQAGDIFVVVDSEQEARDISNKRQQLKREQGFKQIKRLTLDQISKNIAEGTVKELAVIIKGDVDGSVEALSDSLMNLATDMASVRIVHKAVGAINESDVLLAEASEAVIIGFHVQPNGKAVDLAKAENIDIRLYEVIYDVVNDVKLALSGLLEPELIEEVTGEVEIRDIFKASKVGMIAGCYVLSGKVLRNSMVRVIRDKEIIHDGKISSLKRFKDDVKEVAAGYECGITLEGFRDIKAGDMFEVYIIIEKAREL from the coding sequence TTGACTAGTAAAAAAAGAGTATACTCCGTAGCAAAAGAATTTAACATGTCGAACGAGACTCTTATTGAGTTCTTGCACAAACAGGGCGTTAAGGTGCGGAACCACATGGCACCGGTGAGCGACGAAATGTATGCTCTGATTAATGAAAATTTTCAAAGAGCTGAAGACCTTGAATCTAAAGAACCTGATTTTAGAAAAAAAATACAGGAAAAAAAGATTGAAGAGGAGAAGCGCAGAGAGACTATTCGTGAAGAGATAAATGAAATTCTTGAGCGCTCTAAAGGAAGTGAACTTGAACCTGTTTCAACTACTGGCAAAAAGAGGGCAAGGAAACGTTCTGAAGAGGCTGCAAAAAAAGCTCTTAAAGTTACAGAGCCGCCGAGAGAGAAACCGAAAGCTGAGCCTGTAGCCCAAAAAGAAGAGAAGAAAGCAGAAACCACAAGTGCAGGCCAGAAGCATGGTGCTGCACAGGTAATTGATGTTGATAAGATACCTCCTGTAGAAAAGCCGAAGCGTTCGTTAAAGAAAGCGGCAAGAAAACATCATGAAGAAAAAAATGAAGAGGAGAGAACCCGCTCTAAAGAGAAACATAAAAAACAGGCTGATGTAGAAGAAGAAATTCCGCAAAAAAGGCATCACCATAAAAAGCAGGAAGAGACTTTTATTGCAGAAGGCGGAGAGGGGTCAAAAAGTTCGAATAAAAAGAGGCGAAAACGTAAAAAACGTAAAAAAGGGCCTCAGGTTAAAATTGATGAGAAGGAGATAGATGCTTCCATAAAAGAAACTCTAGCCAAGATGAGTGATACTACCAAAAAGAGGAAGCATAAAAAGGATAAAATAAAAGACGAAATTGAAGAAACAGAAGAGAATGTAATTAAGATTACTGAATTTGCTTCAGTATCAGAACTCGCTAATTTATTAGATGTTGAAGCAAATGAAGTGATAAAAGCATGTATGTCTCTCGGCCTTATGGTTACTATAAATCAGCGTCTTGACCGTGAAATAATTATGATGGTGGCGCATGAATTTGAGTATGATGTTGTATTCCTTACGGAGTTTGGAGAAGATACGGAAGACCAGGTAATTTTTGAAGAGGAAGAAGATGAGTCCAAACTTCATCCGAGAGCCCCTGTAGTAACTATTATGGGCCATGTTGACCATGGCAAGACCTCTCTTTTGGATTTTATTAGGGAAAGCAATATAATATCTCATGAATCAGGAGGCATCACTCAGCATATTGGTGCTTATGAAGTAATAACTAATGATAATGCAATTACATTTCTTGATACTCCTGGCCATGAAGCTTTTACTGCAATGCGTGCCAGAGGTGCACAGGTTACTGATATGGTTGTACTTGTTGTTGCGGCAGATGACGGTATTATGCCTCAGACAATTGAAGCGATTAACCATTCCAGGGCTGCTAATGTGCCTATTGTTGTTGCAATTAATAAAATTGACAAATCAGGTGCAAATATAGATAGAATAAAGCAGCAGCTTTCCGAACATAATGTGCTTGTTGAAGACTGGGGAGGCAAGGTTCAGTGTGCAGAAGTTTCCGCTAAAACAGGGGAAGGAATTGACCGGTTACTGGAGATAATACTTCTTGAATCTGAAATACTTGAACTTAAGGCCAATCACGAGGCAAAGGCAAGGGCTGTAATTCTTGAAGCGCGTAAGGATAAAGGCAAAGGTATTATCGGAAATATATTAATCCAGAGAGGTACTTTAAATATTGGAGATATTTTCATTGCAGGCCCCTTCCATGGAAGAGTCAGAGCAATGATTGATGACAGGGGAAATAAAGTTAAACATGCAGGGCCATCTACGCCTGTGCAGGTGATGGGCTTTTCAGGTATGCCTCAGGCCGGAGATATTTTTGTAGTTGTTGACAGTGAACAGGAAGCACGTGATATAAGCAACAAGAGGCAGCAGTTAAAACGTGAACAGGGCTTCAAGCAGATAAAACGCCTGACTCTTGATCAGATATCAAAGAATATTGCTGAGGGAACTGTTAAGGAACTTGCAGTTATTATCAAGGGAGATGTGGACGGATCTGTTGAAGCGTTAAGTGATTCTTTGATGAATTTAGCAACAGATATGGCAAGTGTTCGTATAGTTCACAAAGCAGTTGGTGCTATTAATGAATCAGATGTGCTTCTTGCCGAAGCGTCTGAAGCTGTAATTATAGGTTTCCATGTGCAGCCGAACGGTAAAGCAGTGGATCTCGCCAAGGCAGAAAATATTGATATCCGTTTATACGAAGTTATATATGATGTAGTAAATGATGTTAAACTTGCACTTTCCGGGCTTTTGGAGCCGGAACTTATCGAAGAAGTAACCGGAGAAGTGGAAATCCGCGATATATTCAAAGCTTCAAAAGTAGGCATGATAGCGGGTTGCTATGTTCTTTCCGGTAAAGTATTGAGAAACAGCATGGTACGCGTTATTCGGGATAAAGAGATAATTCATGACGGAAAGATATCTTCTCTTAAACGTTTTAAAGATGACGTTAAAGAAGTAGCTGCCGGTTATGAATGCGGTATTACTCTTGAGGGATTCAGAGATATAAAAGCAGGTGACATGTTTGAGGTTTACATTATTATTGAGAAGGCCAGGGAGCTTTGA
- the truB gene encoding tRNA pseudouridine(55) synthase TruB produces MNSAAVKISSLDFNAGAVLNIDKPEGITSFGVVKKIKAWTKCRKVGHAGTLDPMATGVLLVVTGRATKGVSSLVGMEKEYKGIITLGIKTDTDDAEGRIIEKKEVESFPVQVIEDVLKNFNGEIEQIPPMYSAIKVKGRPLYRLARKGEVIERSPRKVVIFSILLDEWDPPFLKLTVRCSKGTYIRALARDVGDMLETGGHLSYLRRTKIGDYKVDDSYQLQEIREALAV; encoded by the coding sequence ATGAATAGTGCAGCTGTTAAAATAAGTTCTTTGGATTTTAATGCAGGAGCAGTATTAAATATTGATAAACCTGAAGGAATAACTTCATTCGGTGTTGTTAAAAAGATAAAAGCCTGGACAAAATGCAGGAAGGTCGGTCATGCAGGTACTCTTGATCCAATGGCTACAGGTGTTCTGCTTGTAGTTACAGGCAGGGCAACAAAGGGAGTAAGCAGCCTTGTAGGTATGGAGAAAGAGTATAAAGGTATTATTACACTCGGGATTAAAACAGACACAGACGATGCTGAAGGCAGGATCATAGAAAAGAAAGAAGTGGAATCTTTTCCAGTGCAGGTAATTGAAGATGTACTGAAAAATTTTAATGGTGAGATAGAGCAGATTCCTCCGATGTATTCAGCTATCAAAGTTAAAGGACGCCCGTTATACCGCCTTGCGAGAAAAGGCGAGGTGATAGAGCGAAGCCCGAGGAAGGTTGTTATATTTTCAATTTTGCTTGATGAGTGGGATCCGCCGTTTTTAAAATTAACTGTCAGGTGTTCAAAGGGAACATATATAAGGGCACTGGCACGAGATGTAGGGGATATGTTAGAGACGGGGGGGCATTTAAGCTATCTAAGGAGAACAAAGATCGGAGATTACAAAGTTGATGATTCTTATCAACTGCAAGAGATCAGGGAAGCATTAGCAGTATAA
- the nusA gene encoding transcription termination factor NusA has product MNVNIVEAVTQIAKERNISKDSVSEILESMFFSMIKRKYGKTDNFDIFVNMEKGEVEIYQIKTIVAEVEDPISEIALDDAKKTEPDLELGDEFVEIIDPSAFGRRLITSAKQTLTQKIREAEKEILFEEFKDRVGEIIVGDIRQISRDEVLISVENMEVALPKSEQIPSERYYRGDTLKAVIRHVARTNRGPEVIVSRIAPKLLIGLFEIEVPEIYDGIIEIKSVARFPGERAKVAVSSNDSRIDAVGACVGLKGVRIQAVVKELNNEKIDVINWNGEPEIFIARALSPAKPVQVIVNEDEKSAVAVLPDDEISLAIGRGGQNRQLASRLTGYEITTVKQSEWDAEHAEEEKLLLEDIPELTKIIYDKLTSAGYENADEVLDAGKDVISDIKGFGSKTVDKLFEILSSYYEEESDETE; this is encoded by the coding sequence ATGAATGTAAATATTGTTGAGGCAGTAACACAAATAGCGAAAGAGAGAAACATTTCAAAAGACTCAGTGAGTGAAATTCTTGAGTCCATGTTTTTTTCAATGATTAAACGGAAGTACGGAAAAACGGATAATTTTGATATATTCGTTAACATGGAAAAAGGTGAAGTGGAGATATACCAGATTAAAACAATAGTTGCTGAGGTAGAAGATCCTATATCTGAAATTGCTCTTGATGATGCAAAGAAGACTGAACCTGACCTTGAATTGGGTGATGAGTTTGTAGAAATTATTGATCCTTCGGCATTTGGCAGAAGATTAATAACGTCTGCAAAACAGACACTCACGCAAAAAATCCGTGAAGCCGAAAAAGAGATTTTGTTCGAAGAGTTTAAAGATCGTGTCGGTGAAATTATTGTAGGTGACATCCGTCAGATCAGCAGAGACGAAGTTTTGATTTCTGTAGAGAATATGGAAGTGGCGTTGCCTAAATCCGAACAGATACCAAGTGAAAGGTATTATAGAGGCGACACTCTGAAAGCTGTAATCAGGCATGTAGCCAGAACAAACAGAGGGCCTGAGGTTATTGTGTCCCGGATTGCGCCTAAACTTCTCATAGGGCTTTTTGAAATAGAAGTACCGGAAATCTATGATGGTATTATAGAGATAAAAAGTGTCGCGCGTTTCCCGGGTGAAAGGGCAAAAGTTGCGGTATCCTCAAATGATAGCAGAATAGATGCTGTAGGAGCGTGTGTTGGGCTTAAGGGTGTAAGGATTCAGGCTGTAGTTAAAGAGCTTAATAACGAGAAAATAGATGTTATTAACTGGAATGGTGAGCCTGAAATTTTTATTGCACGGGCCTTAAGCCCTGCGAAACCGGTACAGGTAATTGTCAATGAAGATGAAAAGAGTGCTGTTGCAGTGCTCCCTGATGATGAGATATCCCTTGCTATAGGACGCGGCGGCCAGAACAGACAACTTGCATCAAGGCTCACAGGTTATGAGATTACAACTGTTAAACAGTCTGAGTGGGATGCGGAACATGCAGAGGAAGAAAAACTTCTTCTTGAAGATATTCCTGAACTGACGAAGATAATATATGATAAACTTACATCTGCCGGCTATGAAAATGCCGATGAAGTACTGGATGCCGGTAAGGACGTGATTTCTGATATAAAAGGATTTGGCAGTAAAACAGTTGACAAGTTATTTGAGATTCTTTCTTCTTATTATGAAGAAGAATCTGACGAAACCGAATAA